One window from the genome of Deinococcus sp. NW-56 encodes:
- a CDS encoding serine/threonine-protein kinase, whose protein sequence is MGVCTVCGAPVQGGEPSCRTCGAPLADSVTLPVGTRLNLGQYIVLGVLGQGGFGITYEARDARLGHRVAIKELFISGSNRRGTTVLAPSTLGAREFAETKARFLEEARVLASFNHAGIVRVLNFFEESGTAYLVMEFLEGETLGGHLASRGPLGAALTGRIAVSLAETLAEVHQAGLLHRDIKPDNIVLEKSGRVVLIDFGSVRAFAPGQTVRHTRLVTPGYAPLEQYGTAAKFGPYTDVYALGATLHHALTGVMPPAATDRMLGTPLPPLPAGTPAGLRRAIEAAMAVKVADRPQSAGELLALLRGGAAQPAPKSEARPAAPKPKPKPAPPRPKPPPDPLTAYLQAQRLTEGQLRDLLYDGDLHAGSLPMPVRQTLVGRGWLDSAGEVPAPLRRWSEPAPDPPPVTRPRPALTVLRLLGAALGALLGIGLGLAEVGDGAAVYLIGGALGALGGYLLGNLVWWALPLLLPLVAGVLAYRYSVQAALAPLYLAGLPVLAVLVSFGLLRAVRRL, encoded by the coding sequence ATGGGGGTCTGCACCGTCTGCGGGGCCCCGGTGCAGGGGGGAGAGCCGAGCTGCCGGACCTGCGGCGCGCCCCTCGCGGACTCGGTCACCCTGCCGGTCGGCACCCGGCTCAACCTCGGTCAGTACATCGTGCTCGGGGTGCTGGGCCAGGGCGGCTTCGGCATCACCTACGAGGCCCGCGACGCCCGGCTGGGGCACCGCGTCGCCATCAAGGAGCTGTTCATCAGCGGGTCGAACCGCCGAGGGACGACGGTGCTGGCCCCGAGCACCCTGGGTGCGCGCGAGTTCGCCGAGACCAAGGCCCGCTTCCTGGAAGAAGCCCGCGTGCTGGCGAGCTTCAACCATGCCGGCATCGTGCGGGTGCTGAACTTCTTCGAGGAGTCGGGCACGGCCTACCTCGTGATGGAGTTCCTCGAAGGGGAGACCCTGGGTGGGCACCTCGCCTCGCGCGGGCCGCTGGGCGCGGCGCTGACCGGGCGCATCGCTGTCTCGCTGGCCGAGACCCTCGCGGAAGTGCACCAGGCCGGGCTGCTGCACCGCGACATCAAGCCGGACAACATCGTGCTGGAGAAGAGCGGGCGGGTGGTCCTGATCGATTTCGGCTCGGTGCGTGCCTTCGCGCCGGGCCAGACTGTCCGCCACACCCGGCTGGTCACGCCGGGCTACGCGCCCCTCGAGCAGTACGGCACCGCGGCGAAGTTCGGCCCCTACACCGACGTCTATGCTCTGGGGGCCACCCTGCACCATGCGCTGACCGGCGTGATGCCGCCCGCCGCGACCGACCGCATGCTGGGCACGCCGCTGCCTCCGCTGCCGGCGGGCACGCCTGCAGGCCTGCGGCGGGCCATCGAGGCGGCGATGGCGGTCAAGGTCGCGGACCGCCCCCAGAGTGCCGGGGAGCTGCTGGCGCTGCTGCGCGGCGGGGCGGCCCAGCCCGCACCGAAATCGGAGGCCCGGCCGGCGGCCCCCAAGCCGAAGCCCAAGCCCGCCCCTCCCCGGCCCAAGCCGCCCCCGGATCCCCTCACGGCTTACCTGCAAGCGCAACGCCTGACGGAAGGCCAGCTGCGCGACCTGCTGTACGACGGCGACCTGCACGCGGGGAGCTTGCCCATGCCGGTGCGCCAGACCCTGGTGGGGCGGGGGTGGCTCGACAGCGCCGGGGAGGTGCCCGCGCCGCTGCGCCGCTGGTCCGAGCCGGCGCCTGACCCGCCGCCGGTGACCCGGCCCCGCCCGGCGCTGACGGTGTTGCGGCTGCTGGGTGCCGCGCTCGGCGCACTGCTCGGCATCGGTCTCGGGCTCGCCGAGGTGGGGGACGGGGCCGCCGTGTACCTGATCGGCGGAGCGCTCGGCGCGCTGGGGGGCTACCTGCTGGGCAACCTCGTGTGGTGGGCACTGCCCCTGCTGCTGCCACTGGTCGCGGGCGTGCTCGCCTACCGCTACAGCGTGCAGGCGGCCCTCGCGCCCCTGTACCTCGCCGGACTGCCGGTTCTGGCGGTCCTTGTCTCGTTCGGCCTGCTGCGGGCCGTGCGCCGCCTCTGA